The nucleotide window AGCTTTATGATAAGGATACTGTGGCTGATGGTGTCTGCTTCCCTATTCTTATTCAGCGTGTGTGTCGTTGGGCGTGTCCCAGCTCGACTCTGTGATCATTGCCCCTCCCCCGCTGTCTGAGGGTGAGAGTCTCACTCTAGTTCACCTGCAGCCCATGTGGGCGGAGCTGGAGGGACTGGTCCAGGATCAGAAAGCAGCTGCCATCGGCACCTCCGACCTGGACAAGACACTGCTGGAACAGCTCTACAACTGGGCACAGGTAGGAGTGACTGGCGTATCTCAGTCATAGACCCCACTGACCCTTGGGGGACTTCACCACAGCATGTTGATGTTGAAAGATTGGGGAGAAGGGTGTATGTAATTTATTAGTATTAGATATTGCTAAGATGTTCTGAAATGCTGCAGGTATTTTGATTTTTATTCGTATCGTGATGTACAAATTGCCTGAAAGTGCATTTGCTGTCTTGTTAAGGTGAAGCCCAGCAGTAACCAGGTGAACTTGGCCTCTTGCTGTGTAATGCCTCCAGACCTCACAGCATTTGCAAAGGAGTTCGACATACAGCTGCTGACACACAATGACTCCAGAGGTGCTAATTATTTCCTGCTTCCCAGCCAGCTTATCTTAAGGATATCAGCTGCATAAACAACGTGCTGCTTTAAAACTGTGTGTAACATATTCAATTGTTTGGCCGTTTTTTGGAGGGCATTTGGATAATGTTTTAAGCTACAGTCATGCCAAGGCTGTTGTTTttagtgttgtgtgttcagaaatGGCAGATATAAATTCCTCTTTAACACCCATAAGAAAAATAAATCCACCACTCTACAAAGCCAATGCCGCAGTTGAGTTACAAATGTAAACTTGCAGTCCATGTACAGTGATCTCGGCAGTGATCTTCTTGCACAAGTGTGACTAACGGTGTTTTGTCTGTGTGCAGAGCTGATCAGTGCAGTGGGCTTTCAGGAGGCTGTCCAGGAGAGTTGCCacagcctgcagggggcagacTGGAGGCTGGAGTGGGTCTTGCGTTACTCCATAATCGTCAAGAGCCGAGGCATCATCAAAGCCAAAGGTTACCTTGTTCACGCGAGGAAGGACGCCCACTAGGGTCTCACGGGGTGGACGAAAATCCCTGCCTGCTAAATTTACAGAAAGCAAGGCTGTTTAGCTTGCTTTTCAGAAAACCTTTGGCAACATTGAAATTGACGGTCCAGTGTGGTGGTAATTGAACTTTAGCTGACCCCCAAACCATGCTGTGAAGTGAGCACCACTGTTTAGATTGAACAGGATTTTGTCTAACCTTTGTATTCTGACCTACTCCACTGCAGCCTTTGCTGTGCTACTAAGTTTACATTTTACATAATGTAACAGATAGCTGACTAACAGGAGTGATGTACTATGCTCAAATGTGGTCAAGTGCCTCgtttgatttgtttttttttttgtcagccATCTTCTGAGTTATCTTGGATCTGCTAACAGCAGAAACGAAACAGAAATACACTACATGTTGCAGAAGATTAGAAGTCATTTTAGCAGGGTAAAAGGTGACTCCAcatgggggggggtgtctctgGGGTAAAAATGAACTTTGAGGTAAAACAGATTTGATGCTGTTCTAGTGTGGGATCCACCAACAGTTCAGTTGGCAGTGAAAGATGCCAGTAAAGACCATACATAGTGATACATTATTAAAAGTTTACTAAGAAAGGATTTTTATAGATTAGACATTCatttttttgatgatttttttgATGAATTTTTCCCATTTCACTTATTTTCCTGCTGTTGCTTTGTGTCATTTTACTATACTTAAAATGTGTAATAGATCAATGACTTATCATTTATAGATTTTGATATTCTATTGTTGGCTTGTTATCTGGCTTGGTTACATGCTTTACATATGTAAGACAAATATTTAATAGAAACGGACACATGCTGAAATCATGCATGACATGAAAAGCTCGAGTTTATTGTATATAACACTGGAAAATTCCACACTTGAAGGATTTGCTTTCGAGTATCAAATTGATTgtctgaaatatatatatatatatatatatatatatatatatatatatatatatatatatatatatatatatatatatatatatatatatatatttttttttgaaattttttttttgcttgtatATTTATTCATTGTGGCTACCATTGAAATATTTGGATCCAGAAAGATATTTCAGTACTGTACATGCAATTTCTTTTCTCGCTGTTCTTACGTAAGCTATACAATGTTTTTAATTTGGTTTATAAATCTAAAATTCAAAGCCGGCTCTTTTTTTCTACACTATGAAATATGTCGTAgtactaaaacatgaaatgcactcCGTAAGATTCCGTGTCGTATCTTCCGAATGTCTTGGATCGAATGAGTGGGTCGGTAGTTGATTGGTCGAGCCTTGGTGACCTAAGAGCACGTGTGAAATAAAGAACCCGGATATAGACGCGTGTTCGTCGGCAAGATGGTGGCCACCAGAAGAGGGCCATGCTTGAGCCCTTCAATCAAGAAAGAAGAAACCGTACTACAATCTGTATGTATTGGCTCATTTTCCGACCTCTGCGATTTGCGGTATATTCATCAACTTGTTCCATGGTTGTAGCTCAACAGCCGCGAAAAATGTATTGAAATGCAGTACATTTTACTGCTAGGTAGTTACGCCTGCAAGCTAACGGagctaggttagctaactaGTTCATTGCTGTGATGAATTGAGAAATAATATTGATGAGAGGCAAATATGGGCATGGTAATAGCCTATATGATGACTGTAATGTCATCTCGATTTTTAAGTTAATTATCTAATCTATGTAATTATCTAGTATAGTTAAAGGTAACCACAAGTGTCAATATTACTTTTAATTACATGAGCTGTCTTCATATTTATTGCTTTTGATCGGTGTAACTTTTACttgtttgtatgtttctcaGCCTCTTGTACTTTAATGCTTCTTTGTGACATTTGCTCTGCTGGTGTGAAGTTGTGTTCTTCAACATCCATCCAACCAGGGACTAGAGATGATGTGCcgtttagtgttttttttttttatcctgaCTTATCGATTGCGATTATTGTGGTGTCGccattaaataaacaaatacaaacaaaatagatttttttttgtcagagacaaaaggggtggccaacccgttagagaccaagagccactttttttaactgttaCAGCAAAGATTTGGGCACGCTTGAACATCATCCATCccttcctcactcactcacacacacacacagaggcggtctttgcatagaggcgtggctaggcaactgccttgggcccctcccactgcagcccactgtaggggccccctgactagctaacttatttctcgcatattaatgttgatgggccccctagttaaattcgccttgagcccccaaattgctaagtccgccactgcacacacacacacacactcgctcactctctctctctctctctctctctctctctctctctctctctctctctcacacacacacacacccctctgctCAGATTTATTATAAATGTCACACAAACAATGTGGGGGCAgttatggtctggtggttagggaactggtcttgcgACCAAAGGGTCCTGGGTTCGATTCCAAGGCCTgagaccatgactgaggtgtccttgagtaAGGCACGAGGTGCCAGGCTGGGGGTGCCAACTCTGTTCAAAACGGCTTCTGTTCATATTTTTCATGGTTCTTTATTAATGCTTTATTAATTTGCTGAACTGATGCATGGTTAGTTCAACAGCTCCAATGAATCACTGATGATTTTTGATGATGCATGTTAAGCATGTAGCCCAATGATATGATGtttgatttttacatttattttttatttgttttacacAACAGGAGGCCACTCCCACCACCAGGATAACGAGACGAAGAACAGTAACGATGGCGAACAAGTCTCCGTCCAAACAAACGTCCGGTTCTCAGCAGGATAATGCAGAAGGGCAGAGCAGAGCCCTGTCTGAACCATCAAGCACACCTAAAAGACACACCAGAAGTTCCAAATGTGCTCCCACGGACTCCAACCACGAAGCGGACGTCTCTGATTCCGAATCTTGCTGTTCTGTAGCATCAGGCGTCCTGGCTGTCGCTGCCACTAAACCGACCCCTAGGACCAGGAGGAGAGCGGCAGCCCAAGCAACACCTGCGTCTGCTGCTGAGCGTGATGCATCTGAAGAGGAATCTTGCTCTTCAGATCCTGTTAGCAAGCCGAGCAGGTCCACGAGAAGCCAAAAGA belongs to Brachyhypopomus gauderio isolate BG-103 unplaced genomic scaffold, BGAUD_0.2 sc69, whole genome shotgun sequence and includes:
- the gclm gene encoding glutamate--cysteine ligase regulatory subunit; this encodes MEPGVNAKLLIDNATTLKLHTGNLVNRSRLKKKCPSSPSEELQDCIKATLGEWCATIRPTLETELPSILDCTIPENTELITPEERDELKVSVKLFLGESDCPSIRYAVDMACVSLGVSQLDSVIIAPPPLSEGESLTLVHLQPMWAELEGLVQDQKAAAIGTSDLDKTLLEQLYNWAQVKPSSNQVNLASCCVMPPDLTAFAKEFDIQLLTHNDSRELISAVGFQEAVQESCHSLQGADWRLEWVLRYSIIVKSRGIIKAKGYLVHARKDAH